In a genomic window of Octadecabacter temperatus:
- a CDS encoding HD domain-containing protein produces MDHVKFTQMKDGDAEDYAFLTEHEIAYTKGTADRLLGALVSLDESLSGYQISRLGHSLQAATRAENDGADIDWIVAALLHDIGDIFAPYNHDEYAASILRPFVREQVTWVVEKHGDFQLAYYGNHVGADPDKRNAYAGHPYFDDCATFCERWDQNSFDPDYTHKPIEHFAPMVRAVFAREPYDPAVIREREREPLVRS; encoded by the coding sequence ATGGATCACGTCAAATTCACCCAAATGAAAGACGGCGACGCCGAGGACTATGCCTTCCTGACCGAACACGAAATCGCCTATACCAAGGGCACCGCAGATCGCTTGCTCGGCGCGCTTGTTAGCCTTGATGAAAGCCTGTCGGGATATCAAATCAGCCGACTTGGGCACTCCCTTCAGGCCGCAACCCGCGCTGAAAACGACGGCGCAGACATCGACTGGATCGTCGCGGCGCTGCTCCATGACATCGGCGACATTTTCGCGCCCTACAATCACGACGAATACGCGGCCAGCATCCTGCGCCCCTTCGTGCGCGAACAAGTTACATGGGTCGTCGAAAAGCACGGCGATTTCCAACTGGCGTATTACGGCAACCACGTCGGCGCAGACCCCGACAAACGAAACGCCTACGCGGGCCATCCATATTTCGATGACTGCGCGACGTTCTGCGAACGCTGGGACCAAAACTCGTTCGACCCCGACTACACCCACAAACCCATCGAACATTTCGCCCCAATGGTCCGCGCCGTCTTCGCCCGTGAGCCCTATGACCCTGCCGTTATCCGCGAAAGGGAACGTGAACCACTTGTCAGGAGCTAA